Proteins from a single region of Desulfolutivibrio sulfoxidireducens:
- a CDS encoding DsrE family protein: MSEKQEKILYIGTHANDDPEKAHLPFVLGNAALAMDIQATVVLQSNGVYLARKGFVDHMVAGGGFPPIKKLMEDYLAQGGEIKVCKPCISERKIDESDLVEGAETIAGGAVNIAAIEADAVFVF, translated from the coding sequence ATGTCCGAGAAGCAGGAGAAAATCCTCTATATCGGGACCCACGCCAACGACGACCCGGAAAAGGCCCACCTGCCCTTTGTCCTGGGCAACGCGGCCCTGGCCATGGACATCCAGGCCACGGTGGTCCTGCAGTCCAACGGCGTCTATCTGGCCCGCAAGGGCTTCGTGGACCACATGGTGGCCGGCGGCGGATTCCCGCCGATCAAGAAACTGATGGAGGACTACCTGGCTCAGGGCGGTGAGATCAAGGTCTGCAAACCGTGCATTTCCGAGCGCAAGATCGACGAGTCCGACTTGGTCGAGGGCGCGGAAACCATCGCCGGCGGGGCCGTGAACATCGCGGCCATCGAGGCCGACGCGGTGTTCGTTTTCTGA
- a CDS encoding (Fe-S)-binding protein, protein MYHPKDIIEVLADNVKKTMSPFAVPKALVNGWWKGLDLPRDGDALLVTGLMYQFVPYIETATRQLERYEDTKWTAYLGYARYMPKFLSGLGLAMLTPGREKRKAANHLRDIVTVLRASGTKFGYRPDLDEYSGILLYDMGDQDNFVRHARRVADKLERAGVRRIITTDPHTTYALKVLYPKYVGTTFEVRAYFEAVDLHAPGQGEEVTLHDPCFYGRYLELSDVPRRALANLGYTCADVRESGAFTSCCGGPAESISPKLASQIGAGRAERLAGTGRQIVAMCPICLNNLEKSGANVVDLSAILARGV, encoded by the coding sequence ATGTACCATCCCAAAGACATTATCGAGGTCCTGGCCGACAACGTCAAAAAGACCATGAGCCCCTTCGCCGTGCCCAAGGCCCTGGTCAACGGCTGGTGGAAGGGCCTGGACCTGCCCCGCGACGGCGATGCCCTGCTGGTCACCGGACTCATGTACCAGTTCGTGCCCTACATCGAGACCGCGACCCGGCAGCTCGAACGCTACGAGGACACGAAGTGGACGGCGTACCTGGGCTACGCCCGCTACATGCCCAAATTCCTCTCCGGGCTGGGACTGGCCATGCTCACCCCGGGCAGGGAGAAGCGCAAGGCCGCGAACCACCTGCGGGACATCGTCACGGTGCTGCGGGCATCCGGGACGAAGTTCGGGTATCGCCCCGATCTCGACGAATACAGCGGCATCCTGCTCTACGACATGGGCGACCAGGACAACTTCGTGCGCCACGCCCGCCGCGTGGCCGACAAACTCGAGCGGGCCGGGGTGCGCCGGATCATCACCACCGACCCCCACACCACCTACGCCCTGAAGGTGCTCTATCCCAAGTACGTCGGGACCACCTTCGAGGTCCGGGCCTATTTCGAGGCCGTGGATCTCCATGCCCCGGGCCAGGGGGAGGAGGTGACCCTGCACGACCCGTGCTTCTACGGCCGGTACCTGGAGCTCTCGGACGTCCCCCGCCGGGCCCTGGCCAACCTCGGCTACACCTGCGCGGACGTGCGCGAGAGCGGGGCCTTCACCAGTTGCTGCGGCGGACCGGCCGAGTCCATTTCCCCCAAACTGGCCAGCCAGATCGGGGCCGGGCGGGCGGAACGCCTCGCCGGGACTGGCCGGCAGATTGTGGCCATGTGCCCGATCTGCCTGAATAATCTGGAAAAGTCAGGGGCCAACGTCGTGGATCTGTCCGCGATTCTGGCCCGGGGCGTCTAA
- a CDS encoding 4Fe-4S dicluster domain-containing protein encodes MTVVNPEFMNALKSAGKDAGAECFNCGTCAAVCPLVSGHFPRKMIRYAQVGAWDLILADAKDLWRCLHCGLCTRTCPRGANPGEVVLTLKRHVLAAWRNS; translated from the coding sequence ATGACCGTCGTCAATCCTGAATTCATGAACGCCCTGAAATCGGCCGGAAAGGACGCGGGCGCGGAATGCTTCAACTGCGGGACCTGCGCCGCCGTATGCCCCCTGGTCTCCGGGCATTTCCCGAGAAAAATGATCCGCTACGCCCAGGTCGGCGCGTGGGACCTGATCCTGGCCGACGCAAAGGACCTGTGGCGCTGCCTGCACTGCGGTCTGTGCACCCGGACCTGCCCGCGCGGGGCCAACCCCGGCGAGGTCGTGCTGACCCTCAAAAGGCATGTGCTGGCCGCCTGGAGGAACTCCTGA
- a CDS encoding winged helix-turn-helix domain-containing protein, translating to MKQDISEAMPGAPALKALRAERQEWIAAASARARDTRKATTAVRECLGKASATVPEIAKATGLAPDRTLWLVASMKKFGEVVEADKDGGFYRYALCAEASRDLEE from the coding sequence ATGAAACAGGACATATCCGAAGCAATGCCCGGCGCGCCGGCCTTGAAGGCCCTGCGCGCCGAACGACAGGAGTGGATCGCCGCGGCATCGGCCCGGGCCAGGGACACCCGGAAGGCCACCACGGCCGTCAGGGAATGCCTGGGCAAGGCCAGCGCCACGGTCCCGGAGATCGCCAAGGCCACCGGACTTGCCCCGGACAGAACCCTGTGGCTCGTCGCCAGCATGAAAAAGTTCGGAGAGGTCGTGGAGGCGGACAAGGACGGCGGCTTCTACCGCTACGCCCTGTGCGCCGAGGCCTCCCGGGACCTGGAAGAATAA